The Theobroma cacao cultivar B97-61/B2 chromosome 1, Criollo_cocoa_genome_V2, whole genome shotgun sequence genome contains the following window.
GTTCCATGACAAGTTATTAAAGCTGACTAACCACATTATACATAACGGTTCAAAGAACTAAAGCATGCTTGATCATGCTGCAAAGAATATTAGGTAAGagattattactttttttggTAATAATCTCTCATTACTTTACTGACATGATCTGTGACCCTAGACAGCTTAGAGACCTACTCCAGTAGCAGTAATGTTCCAACCACAGGACCAATTCAGATATAGTTTCAGcattataataaaaagaaatccaaaattaagctacaataatgaagaaaaacataaaaagttaaagaaaaaaaaaaaccttacaTATACTCAATCATTTTCTCAAATGCCTCAGCACTCAAGTCATGTTCTTCCAGAAACGGAAGGGTATCACTAGTTAACTCATCTTTCCATTCATGAAAATCTTTCATACGAGATAAtcttgcattaaaatattctGATCTTGATGCTAAAACAACTTGATGGCAACGAAAAATCCTTTTGTCAACTCTAACACAAACATCTGCAAGATCATCCAGAGAGTCACTTATCTGCATTGCACCAACATAATACTGTAATGTATCAACACCATTGTCTAGGTTGCATTCCTTGGGAGACTTTGCCAGGGAAATTTGAAGGACCCGATGCAAGGCAGCAGGAAGCCGGTCTTCCTCAGGGAGGGACAGGCCCTGTAAAATAAACCGTTTTTGAGAGTTGTCCACGTCTCTCAGTGCTTTGTATTCAGCATATTTTTGGTGAATCAGTTCTTTCTCTAGAACCCTTTGTAACGAATCACATTTGCATACTTTACAAATTCTCACAAGATCTTCCATATCATCTACAGCAACCTCTAGTCTGTCAGAATAAAAGAAGTGGATGAGGCTGTATAGAGCAGGATAAGAcaacttttctcttgaaaatcGCACTTCACTGCGATCTTTCCAATCTGTTTCaaattttctcttaaaaaatGGTGACCGGGCACTTAAAATAACTCTATGAGCTTCAATGGGTCTGCCTTGCACAAAAAATACAACATCTGGGGGGAACTGATAGGAACTTGATGCCCCATTTGATGCAAGACCTAATTGAATATTACATGTTAGGTCTCAGATTCATATATGCATATTGTTCTTAGAAGCAAAATACTAGCAACCAAAAGTTTGGCTGATATTTTTGGGCCCAATAAAGCACAAAAGCAACCACTTCAAGTTTCATACTTAagatttcatcaaatattacAGTGTTCTACTGTTTTCTGATATTCATAGTTGCAAAGCCTTCCCAAATGATTGAAAAGCAAATTATGAGAAGCAAAGTGCTCTTTCAAAGCTAGCTGTCACACTCACATCATTAAGGAAATAGATTGACTCTAAGGATAAATATAACGAAATTCTGAGCCATTTATGGCTGCACGctcattaaaaagaaaaataatctaAAAGCACCATTgttcaaattaatttaaagatttgaCTCGAAATAACTAACAACAAGCTGATAGAACTTATGTAAGACCATCAGTGCCTAAGACTTTCCTTATTTTTCTGGATATGTACCCCATGACTCTTCATTAGTCAGTTACCATCAATCACCATATAATTTGCAATCATTTTCTAATCTCAGCAGCCAGAGGTCAGACATGAATTTCTGGTAAATCAAAAAGGGGGAACCTCAATGTATCAGTAATGCACTCTTGATGCTAGTTTTTAGTAGCAGATGACCTTAAACCAATCTTCTCTCTTCTGCATTATAACATCATCTTTGAATTGACAGAAATAAAGAGAAGATGAgtgaaatgatgaaattactcTTACTTAGCAAAATCAAGAACAGAGGAGCAACTCTTATCCAcaattttgaaaatctttCAATAATTAGTAATGAGAAATAGTGCATGCTATTCAACTCCTAGtagttttatatatacatcCCTAAAAGTCATGAATAATATactgacaaaaaaaaaaaattccattgtCATTTCATTATCTCATTTCTCAGAATCAACTTCTATCCAATCCAAATTAAGTAGAAAGAATTGTCTTTCACTTTACAAATCACTTCTATCTTATCAAGCCTTTGCTTTACAAATCACTTCTATCTTATCAAGCCTTTCCCTTCTCTTCTCCTCCATCGATCCAAACActataaatcataatttccACACCTAAATGTGTAGGCACCATCACACCACAAAATGGTAAGACTTGAACAAAACTCTTAGTGCAAAGTTTGTTAGATTTCCTTCTtaaatcacttcatttgttaAAATTACTGATGCAACCttaattcaatttgattttttaactttaattccCAAACGTTGAGTCCATACTAATCGCATGCTCTGATTTCAAGCAATTCCAACTTTAAAAAACAGAAATACTACTAAGTTAGCCAAGCTACCTTTCACCACTAAATAAGATcaataatcaagtttaattaaatacCACTAGCTTGCTCCAAATAGTCCCATatcaaaaattaacaataagcaaaaaataaatttgaaaagaaagggTAAATTGACCTGAAACTTCAAAATGTAATCCACTCTCAGCAGCCTGGTCGAGATAAGCCTGATTAGCCCCACAGCTCAAGAAAGTATCCCTAAGGGCACCCTGCAACGGCCCAAGAGGCGGAGGACGGGCCTCGAAAGCCTTGAGAAGTTTCCGAACCTTCAAGTTCAAAGCAGCGTAGTGACACCTGTCCCCATCAAAGGTATGTTCGGAGCAGATGGCTCCATTCTCCAGTAACATACGGGCGGCATCCAAGTGGCCAGCTAAGCAAGCGTAATACAAGGCAACGGAGTCCCAGTTATCACGGGCGTTAACGTTGACACCGGACTCGAGGAGGTAACGGAGACGGTCGACGTCGCCGGCACGAGAGGCCTCGAAGATGTCTCCGTTGGGGACCTTTTTGAGAGGGACGGAGGCGGTGAAGTCGGAAGCGTCGAGGTCGATGTCGTCGAGGTCGGCGGAGATGGTCCAGGAGGAGGAATGAGGTGGAGATGGGGGCATTTGGGAAATGGTGAGTCTCGGAGGATGATTTTCCGTTTCCGGCTGAGATTTTGGGTTTTAATGGTtggattaattatttttttgtccaAACGGAAACGGATTCCTTCCGTGCCGTACctattttcacttttttttttttttatatcaagACAACCTCcttcattttattataacaTTGTCAGCTAAATTTCATGTAAAAGTAtcctaaaattatttataaatatttataaataacacttttttaatgaattatttATAGTTTTATCTAAAAACTTGAATGAACTTTTTacctaaattaaaaattttgaaactttgagAAACAGATACCTTACTTGTgcttttataataaaataaattggtATACTTAATTATGTTCTTTCTTTTGGTGAAGTGCTCTAtgttacaaattaaaacattttatctaaatttaaaaatgaataatttgGCCAGTTAGctatttttctcaaaacattaatatatatatatatatatatNtatatatatatatatatatatatatatatatatattgcctGGATAGTACGTTCTAAAGTTGGTACgacaatattttaaaatttcttagaatttggttttttttgtGTAATACTATACATTTTATTAAAGTCGGATAAATTTTCAAGGTCATGGAATTTTCATGCGCGTTACCacagcccttgatgaaattcaGTGACACGTGTCATGAAAGTAATGGGATCAGCTATAAGAAAACCAATAAGAGCAAGACACAGCATGATAAAAACCTAAGCTTTTTCCGTAGAAGATAACAACTCCGTACTTGCCAAAAACGGTTGAGTTCCcagctttttctttctcccaGTCCTACCACCTATGAATGCACTCACAGCAACTCAGCGTTCATCTTGCCACCTTCCACTTCTCCTGCATTTACCCCAATTGTCTCCCTCTCCAAACAAGTTTTTTAGGGTTTCATTTTTCACTGAAAATCGAacgtttctctctctctcttttgaaCTCCTCTCATTTCAAACCCTCATTACTACGCTCTTGTTTTTCTTAGGATAATTATAAGGTTTTTGTAATcatttccttcctttttttgtttgtgtttACCAAGcattgcctttttcttttggttgttAAGAAagttaaaaggaaaatgagtAAGGGTTTTTGAGGGTTTAAGCTTTGTTTGGAACTCAAGAGAGCAGCTTTTCTTCACCTTTAATTTCTAGGAAAATAATAGTATTTCTATCAATATATGTtatggtgttttttttttctagttaCATACTTTGATGGGGTACAATGGAATAGTTTATggatttaatatattttaccttttgtgttaaattatcttttaactattttaaaaGACTAGTCTTTGATTTAGCTGAGGTTTTGTTTGGTtgttaattttgttgtttacTTCTTGATTATGGAAGCGAAAAGCAGAAAGTGCAATTAGATGCAAAAGTAACTAATATTTTTAGACTgttagaaaaatatatttattttttctgaaTGACACAACAGGTGATTTTACTTTGTATATAAGAGATGAATTTGTGCTATTTTGACTATTTTCTCATATTTAATCAAGCTAAAAAACTAGCACTAATGGCGCCTTAATGTTCAAGTTGCAGCTacaatcttatttttttatgtagttaaatgtatttttaatGAAGTTAATgcagtttttttctttgtctttttccCAGATAAGTATAATGGCATCATCTGACGAAGAAGG
Protein-coding sequences here:
- the LOC18612393 gene encoding BTB/POZ domain-containing protein At2g04740, coding for MPPSPPHSSSWTISADLDDIDLDASDFTASVPLKKVPNGDIFEASRAGDVDRLRYLLESGVNVNARDNWDSVALYYACLAGHLDAARMLLENGAICSEHTFDGDRCHYAALNLKVRKLLKAFEARPPPLGPLQGALRDTFLSCGANQAYLDQAAESGLHFEVSGLASNGASSSYQFPPDVVFFVQGRPIEAHRVILSARSPFFKRKFETDWKDRSEVRFSREKLSYPALYSLIHFFYSDRLEVAVDDMEDLVRICKVCKCDSLQRVLEKELIHQKYAEYKALRDVDNSQKRFILQGLSLPEEDRLPAALHRVLQISLAKSPKECNLDNGVDTLQYYVGAMQISDSLDDLADVCVRVDKRIFRCHQVVLASRSEYFNARLSRMKDFHEWKDELTSDTLPFLEEHDLSAEAFEKMIEYMYTDGLTDIDPDQAEEMFDAASRYLLFPLKRAVADVLLPHLEMVSPAELCHWLILSDMYGVLKIRESCLDTIACNFETFADICEFRAMLLTLPPPSGDSSLRTTVPSAPGAAINTDQANLLDDLREKWLEAEGAELDKRDESALLFDKRLEMLMLVAEQEKSVPSAEDGEDCII